A genome region from Lucilia cuprina isolate Lc7/37 chromosome 3, ASM2204524v1, whole genome shotgun sequence includes the following:
- the LOC111680770 gene encoding serine/threonine-protein kinase ATM isoform X4 gives MRFGKLSVLSELVREIPDVINIFNYQSLLCLNLNILKNYKNNKNLKSIRLCLSELLSKEKHFVAFKSIPHNYLQEEWLKIVKILITDTSSDNDIIAEKQLILQQLIKHNKLTAEDCTQLINSIMTNAALKRTECVLTIQDILKQADVMGLDKTSPLIGQTIQWLYGERDKNEAKTILLNIEPVKPALIAETCAIAVINFLDETTLNSISSLTQNEKSSTLEMLQFKYNHKFLCLQRYGKLVRSIQEKQCVHKTNKQKNCLFQANYELLMRTLNFETSKGTTCKDIILDLQSLLKVSLLMESLLRFEVFDDSASSFMQCPLIKRIGFFLSHLELQFKHNLPKNMERSILCEILNILDNVIVCFTSCTCLLQYLEKQPIEEMVQFLGAALKLSAKKQTQQREFDDWNIVTETCLRLLATLCASTTHWSEAFEHISAFCFNIKIHKIIILKLTKIFCLQKSHYKEIGHWFVEQLKTIFKLYHTNIEIMNDIVEMLPAIFVYIQQYDDCLDNMLVAMFGLFKISFRKSYSVQLTTKIINSVSYIVRDCRDIYMQDNFRNICLSVVKFLPFTSLKVQYEAINTLTSLMDINWLKNSKCNIEIYYDFCEKIYETIEWKKLQVPAAQAEGPDQLQNSIALNVQLLVSLLAFSCYHRENALQELLFVCSLYKLTEADLYEFHRIASFYNTSLRNVIKPYISSAIHTWISKSYPILKFPFYLCYNRKHDFVADNLEEIITCLLIYGKSADLVKLENYGSQRDLLEIAIPILRAFILTSQCPANTNTEFKNNIKNLLSFDLQKIKNEANTWKIMYTLVDILKDDKHSRNMAGFPIFFQTTKWYNIDYKCLQSVLNLYINNSTNEPKPDILKYFISKYPLRLVKTFGALKKSCSECIFPIDSLKQFYKFYTLADMVLDTLQHASIARNLANYFTRDILNYCLHCMETASLYDLQILAFKALEKFLDKVKHFKDNEHLMEKHLTAISKSIVQLYKNTSCLETKDKAAEVCEHLIENYKNSIKDKEILKNEFSIDEKFANINTILETLPDISGNSKDWHNFFKIFLENKNYTVDNLKMLQQQISKSKRYLANDSDLLYRLIRHLLQIVRQTKVNSICLEALKCLGEIGPLNLNQISYYFEADYCTQEQTDDILQIQHFYKAIYLILEKLLDTFHHTTHSYVVEVAQYLVNSKHGQDLLENFPYFSVFQSDHSHNYLDHYDGIVALDWLSIFKTAESFDYEQWICAFVSKIYQECNWLQFKELAAKDTYFAEQSLIPFIRLLLQCSEQSHMNSVLNMLEYFFEEFLQHYTATTVSEWKKVFKDKRIIIMILNICECIRINNNWKLPLKLLNVALACNYCQAYFLSIIYLELWAIEEQEQKPQPDTNAKTKVEIMSNLQFQELARKAYDSIGCNDAISGFINPLNSRLDYLNLTNNWSDILIESNDIATNSNANYLCNTILKRNGMFNLVNGDADKSCIDYEICWRLCRWDTVVEGHSKVDTLNDMEYEFEKHHFNALKCLYNKEENNTLAALTKSRHCVLNILKEISVECLQSVYKYMTWLQLLQQSEDFCLIQFSKSVPVEQIFEKWQLEANDLHYGNFSCKELILSHQISLFQTAGIRANRKINEFYKENPIGKCLLKCVRDCKTAGEINLAKRYIAILKNMPIDNVQLKVCALLEDVDICMKTDKPEITKSILHYIFKNKEFQCCLQRVTAMQMNGEYLMETNTETFDIVLNKYFLGSLEALKKFDNTKEAILQRYPKLFELSEFAEFEEKSKKSAYEIIAKYADREYTQLNTYINSDEFNMKRQIMERNRQTASTVGRQVRDRDKQISANFMKRTSNIDEQEIQLMEQKLTTYLCVAVENYIKYTCLDAAISSPVIYRIIGLWFSNKQNETLRTKIQENISSVPSYKFICALNQMTARLNSKNPEFIALLKDIIIRCVQEHPHQTLYQLYPIVYGYIDGTENKTDNRSKIAQDIIAKAKNKTNANIIKQLESVIPALIDFANTAISDENKTNSTTLSDKLRKQKSLDAIHCPTIDLPIQIDLKYTITSIIKWDHKVSLVGGINAPKKLLCLCSDGKTRPQLLKGKDDLRQDAVMQQVFCMINNLLKQEPTAVERKLLIRTYKVVPLSTRSGLLEWCENTIPIGNYLTAARKKYRPTEYSLSKCRQLAHAHLKAAAEKRFEVHIHICQNINPVFHYFFFEKFSRPGIWFERRLAYINSVATTSMVGFILGLGDRHLQNILIDEKTAEVIHIDFGIAFEQGKIMPTPETVPFRLTREIVAPMGICGANGVFKKSCETTMTILRKHQDVITTILEVLLYDPLYIWKVIPQVDDENQNVNKLTEGTNYIAQRALLAVQNKLEGKQKGIFGTSNVAVQVERLINEAMSNRNLAMLFPGWDPYF, from the exons gTTATCTGTTTTATCAGAATTGGTTAGAGAAATTCCAGatgttataaatatattcaattaCCAATCTTTATTGTgtttaaatcttaatattttgaaaaattataaaaataacaaaaatcttaaaagtaTACGTTTATGTTTATCCGAACTTTTGAGTAAAGAGAAGCATTTTGTTGCTTTCAAATCTATACCTCACAACTATTTGCAAGAGGAATGGCTTAAAATCGTTAAAATCCTAATAACCGATACCTCTTCTGACAATGATATTATAgctgaaaaacaattaatattgcAGCAgcttattaaacataataaactAACTGCGGAAGATTGTACTCAATTAATTAATTCCATTATGACAAATGCCGCCTTAAAACGTACTGAATGTGTGTTAACTATACAAGATATTCTCAAACAAGCCGATGTTATGGGTTTGGATAAAACCTCGCCTCTTATAGGGCAAACTATACAGTGGTTGTATGGTGAACGAGACAAAAATGAAGCTAAAaccattttgttaaatatagaGCCTGTCAAGCCTGCTTTGATAGCAGAAACTTGCGCCATAGCAGTTATAAATTTTCTAGATGAAACGACATTGAACTCTATCTCATCACtaacacaaaatgaaaaaagttctaCTCTAGAAATGttgcaatttaaatataatcatAAATTTCTATGCCTCCAAAGATATGGCAAACTTGTTAGAAGTATACAAGAAAAACAATGTGTCCATAAAACcaataaacagaaaaattgtttatttcaagcTAACTATGAACTGTTAATGAgaactttaaattttgaaacttCCAAAGGCACCACTTGCAAAGATATTATTTTAGATCTACAGTCATTATTAAAAGTTTCCCTTCTCATGGAGTCTTTATTGAGGTTTGAGGTATTTGACGATTCTGCGTCATCTTTTATGCAATGTCCTTTAATAAAACGTATTGGTTTCTTTCTGAGTCATTTAGAG ttacaatttaaacataatttaccCAAAAACATGGAGCGTTCCATATtgtgtgaaattttaaatattttagataatgTCATTGTTTGTTTTACCAGCTGTACATGTCTTCTGCAGTATTTGGAAAAACAACCCATTGAGGAAATGGTACAATTTTTGGGAGCTGCTTTAAAACTGAGTG CTAAAAAACAAACTCAACAAAGAGAATTTGATGATTGGAACATTGTCACCGAAACTTGTTTAAGACTCTTAGCCACATTATGTGCCAGCACCACACATTGGAGTGAAGCATTCGAACATATTTCAGCAttctgttttaatattaaaatacataaaataattatattaaaactaacTAAG ATCTTCTGTTTGCAAAAATCTCATTACAAAGAAATTGGTCATTGGTTTGTGGAACAAttgaaaactatatttaaacTGTATCATACAAATATCGAAATAATGAATGATATAGTTGAAATGTTGCCAG CTATTTTCGTTTACATCCAACAATATGATGACTGTCTCGATAACATGCTGGTCGCCATGTTTGGTTTATTCAAAATCTCTTTTCGTAAATCATATTCAGTTCAATTgactacaaaaattataaatagtgTTAGTTATATTGTTCGTGATTGTCGTGATATTTATATGCAGGATAATTTTCGTAATATATGTTTATCTGTTGTTAAGTTTTTACCTTTTACCTCGTTGAAAGTACAATATGAAGCCATTAATACACTAACTTCTTTAATGGATAttaattggttgaaaaattcgaaatgtaatatagaaatttattatgatttttgtgaaaaaatttacgAAACAATAGAATGGAAAAAACTACAAGTGCCTGCGGCACAAGCTGAAGGTCCCGATCAATTACAAAATAGTATTGCCTTGAATGTTCAGTTACTCGTTTCACTGTTGGCATTTAGTTGTTATCATAGAGAGAATGCTTTGCAagaattgttatttgtttgttctCTTTACAAGTTAACAGAGG CTGATCTTTATGAGTTTCATCGCATTGCCAGTTTTTATAACACCTCTTTGAGGAATGTGATAAAACCCTATATTTCAAGTGCCATACATACGTGGATTTCAAAATCCTATCCGATTTTAAA ATTCCCCTTTTATTTGTGTTACAATAGAAAACATGATTTTGTCGCAGACAATTTAGAAGAAATTATTACTTGTTTGTTGATATATGGCAAATCTGCAGATTTAGTTAAACTCGAGAACTATGGATCCCAAAGAGATCTTTTAGAG ATTGCTATACCCATTTTACGTGCATTCATCTTAACCTCTCAATGTCCAGCCAATACAAATaccgaatttaaaaataacattaaaaatttattaagttttgatttgcaaaaaattaaaaacgaagCAAATACATGGAAAATAATGTACACTCTAGTCGATATTCTAAAAGATGATAAACATTCACGCAATATGGCAGGATTTcctatattttttcaaacaactaAATGGTATAATATCGATTATAAGTGCCTGCAATCggtgttaaatttatatata AACAACAGTACCAATGAACCAAAACCTGATATTCTCAAgtattttatttcgaaatatccTTTACGTTTGGTCAAAACTTTTGGAGCTTTAAAGAAAAGCTGTAGTGAATGTATTTTTCCCATTGattctttaaaacaattttacaagTTCTATACTTTAGCTGACATGGTCTTGGACACTTTGCAGCACGCCTCAATTGCAAGAAATCTTGCAAATTATTTTACTCGTGATATATTAAACTATTGCCTACATTGTATGGAGACGGCTTCATTGTATGATCTTCAGATATTAGCATTTAAAGCCTTAGAAAAGTTTCTAGACAAAGTAAAACATTTCAAGGATAATGAGCATTTAATGGAAAAACATTTAACTGCTATAAGCAAATCTATAgtacaattatataaaaatacctcTTGTTTAGAGACTAAAGATAAAGCTGCTGAAGTTTGTGagcatttaatagaaaattataaaaactccattaaagataaagaaattttgaaaaatgagttttctatagacgAAAAATTCGCTAATATAAATACTATTCTAGAAACACTGCCAGATATCAGTGGAAATTCGAAAGATTggcataatttctttaaaatatttttggaaaataaaaattatacagtGGATAACTTGAAAATGTTGCAGCAACAG ATTTCAAAATCTAAACGTTATCTAGCCAATGACAGTGATTTACTTTATCGTTTAATAAGACATCTTTTGCAAATTGTGCGCCAAACTAAAGTTAATTCAATTTGTTTAGAAGCTCTTAAGTGTTTGGGTGAAATAGGCCctttaaatttaaaccaaatttcTTATTACTTTGAAGCTGACTACTGTACACAGGAG CAAACTGATGATATTTTACAAATCCAACATTTTTACAAAgccatttatttaatattagagAAACTTTTAGATACATTCCACCATACTACCCACTCTTATGTTGTTGAAGTGGCTCAGTATTTGGTAAATTCGAAACATGGTCAGGATCTATTgg AAAACTTTCCCTACTTTTCCGTATTTCAATCTGATCATAGCCACAACTATTTGGATCATTATGACGGTATTGTCGCATTAGATTGGCTAAGTATTTTCAAAACAGCTGAATCTTTTGATTATGAACAATGGATTTGTGCATTTGTTTCTAAAATCTATCAAGAATGTAATTGGTTACAATTCAAAGAACTAGCAGCCAAAGATACATATTTTGCAGAGCAATCTTTAATACCATTTATACGTTTATTGCTGCAGTGTTCGGAACAGTCACATATGAATTCAGTTTTAAACATGTTGGAATATTTCTTTGAAGAATTCCTACAGCATTATACTGCAACAACTGTTAGTGAATGGAAAAAAGTCTTCAAAGATAAACGTATTATAATTATGATATTAAATATATGTGAATGTATACGTATTAATAATAATTG gaaattgcCTTTAAAACTCCTAAACGTGGCCTTGGCCTGTAATTATTGCCAAGCTTATTTCTTATCAATTATCTATTTAGAGCTGTGGGCTATTGAGGAACAGGAGCAAAAACCGCAGCCAGACACAAATGCCAAAACAAAGGTAGAGATTATGTCAAATCTTCAATTTCAGGAGTTAGCTAGAAAG gcCTATGATTCAATTGGTTGTAATGATGCAATTTCTGGTTTCATTAATCCCTTGAATTCTCGTTTGGACTATTTAAATCTCACCAACAATTGGTCTGATATACTAATCGAATCGAATGATATTGCCACCAATAGTAATGCGAACTATCTCTGTAATACAATCCTAAAACGTAATGGTATGTTTAATCTAGTCAATGGAGATGCCGATAAATCTTGTATAGATTATGAAATCTGTTGGCGTTTATGTCGTTGGGATACTGTAGTCGAGGGTCATTCCAAAGTTGATACTTTAAATGATATGGAATATGAATTTGAAAAACatcattttaatgctttaaaatgtctctataacaaagaagaaaataatacaTTGGCCGCTTTAACAAAGTCTAGACATTGTGTtttgaatatattaaaagaaatcagTGTAGAATGTTTGCAAAGTGTTTATAAGTATATGACTTGGTTACAATTGCTGCAACAATCTGAAGATTTTTGTTTG attcaattttcaaaatctgTGCCTGTAGAACAAATATTCGAAAAATGGCAATTAGAAGCGAATGATTTACATTATGGAAACTTTTCATGTAAAGAGCTAATATTATCGCATCAAATCTCATTGTTTCAAACTGCCGGTATAAGAGCCAACCGAAAAATTAATGAGTTTTATAAG gaaaatcCCATTGGGAAATGTCTGTTAAAATGCGTACGGGATTGTAAAACTGCTGGAGAAATTAATTTAGCTAAACGCTATATAGCCATATTGAAAAATATGCCCATAGATAATGTACAATTAAAG GTCTGTGCTTTATTAGAGGATGTTGATATTTGCATGAAAACCGATAAACCCGAAATTACCAAATCTATTCTtcattacattttcaaaaataaagagTTTCAATGCTGCCTACAACGTGTCACGGCCATGCAAATGAATGGAGAATATTTAATGGAAACTAATACCGAAACTTttgatattgttttaaataaatattttctgggCTCTCTGGAGGCCCTTAAGAAATTTGATAATACCAAAGAGGCGATATTACAAAGATATCCAAAACTTTTCGAATTGAGCGAATTTGCCGAATTTGAAGAGAAAAGTAAAAAGAGTGCTTATGAAATTATAGCCAAATATGCAGATAGAGAATATACACAG ttaaatacttatataaattCTGATGAATTCAATATGAAACGTCAAATAATGGAACGTAATCGTCAAACGGCCAGTACGGTGGGTAGACAGGTACGTGATCGTGACAAGCAAATAAGTGCCAATTTTATGAAGAGAACTTCTAATATTGATGAACAAGAAATACAATTAATGGAACAAAAACTGACCACTTATTTGTGTGTAGCTGTggagaattatattaaatacacCTGTCTCGATGCAGCCATATCAAGTCCTGTTATTTATCGCATTATAGGTTTATGGTTCTcgaataaacaaaatgaaacttTACGTACAAAAATCCAGGAAAATATTTCCTCAGTACCCAGTTATAAATTCATTTGTGCCTTAAATCAAATGACAGCACGATTGAATTCGAAAAATCCTGAATTTATTGCACTACTCAAAGATATTATAATACGTTGTGTCCAAGAACATCCTCATCAGACACTATATCAATTGTATCCCATTGTTTATGGTTATATTGATGGTACGGAAAATAAAACCGATAATCGTTCAAAAATTGCTCAGGATATTATAgcaaaagctaaaaataaaacaaatgctaatataattaaacaattgGAAAGTGTTATACCAG CTCTTATTGATTTTGCCAATACGGCAATATCAGACGAAAACAAAACCAATTCTACAACTTTAAGcgataaattaagaaaacagaAAAGCTTAGATGCTATTCATTGCCCCACAATTGATTTGCCCATACAAATTGATTTGAAATATACTATTACCA GTATTATCAAATGGGATCATAAGGTTTCTCTAGTGGGTGGTATAAATGCTCCTAAAAAATTACTATGCCTTTGTTCGGATGGCAAAACAAGACCTCAATTGCTAAAAGGCAAAGATGATTTGCGTCAAGATGCTGTTATGCAACAAGTATTTTGCATGATTAATAATCTTTTAAAACAAGAACCGACCGCAGTAGAACGTAAACTATTAATAAGAACCTATAAAGTTGTACCATTATCAACCAGAAGTGGCCTTTTAGAGTGGTGTGAAAATACTATACCTATTGGTAACTATTTGACAGCAGCACGTAAAAAATATCGTCCCACCGAATATAGTCTTAGCAAATGTCGTCAATTGGCACAT gcACATCTAAAAGCCGCCGCGGAAAAACGCTTTGAAGTACACATTCACATTTGCCAAAATATTAATCCagtatttcattattttttctttgaaaagttttcaagaCCTGGCATATGGTTTGAACGTCGTCTAGCTTATATAAACAG TGTGGCCACCACTTCTATGGTAGGCTTTATATTGGGTCTAGGTGATCgtcatttacaaaatatacttaTCGATGAAAAAACCGCCGAAGTAATACACATCGATTTCG GCATAGCTTTTGAACAGGGTAAAATAATGCCAACACCAGAAACTGTACCATTCCGTTTGACTCGTGAGATTGTAGCGCCCATGGGTATATGTGGTGCAAATGGGGTTTTTAAGAAATCTTGTGAAACCACCATGACCATTTTGCGTAAACATCAAGATGTTATCACCACTATTTTGGAAGTTTTACTCTATGATCCGTTGTATATATGGAAAGTTATACCACAAGTTGATGATGAAAAtcaaaatgtcaataaattga CTGAAGGCACAAATTATATAGCTCAACGTGCTTTACTAGCGGTTCAAAATAAACTTGAAGGTAAACAGAAGGGTATTTTTGGTACATCTAACGTTGCTGTACAGGTGGAACGTTTAATAAATGAAGCTATGAGTAATCGTAATTTAGCTATGTTGTTTCCGGGCTGGGAcccatatttttaa